One Caenibius sp. WL genomic window, TTGATCCCGAGCGTACGGGTGAGAATCGCCAGATAGAGCAGGCTGCAAATCGCACCAAACCCTTTGCCCCCCAACAGCCAGACGGTGTTGGTGAGCATGCGGCCCAGCAGGGATTGGGGCATTGGTCGCGAGCGGGCCTTCGGCGGCATTGCCATAGCCTTTGGACGACGCGCCGGTTTTGCGCAAGCGGCATCGGCAGGGGAGGGGGCAGGGAGGGGCAAGGGTGGCCCGCTGTCGGACAGGAAGGCAGGGACGGCGAAGCCGATAAACCGTGAGCTGTGCGCGGCGAAAACATATTCGCTTCATTCCGGGCCGATCACGCACTAGAGCAACGGCGATGATTGAACACGCCATACTGCTCAGCGCCGGGCAAGGCTCGCGCATGTTGCCGCTCACGGTTGACCGACCCAAATGCCTGATCGAGTTTTCGGGCCGCTCCCTGTTGGCCTGGCAGATAGAGATGCTGGCGCGGGGGGGCGTGCGCCGGATCGACGTGGTGACCGGCTTCATGACCGATATGGTCGATGAGGCGATCGCTGCGATCGATGATCCCCGGGTGGAGATCCGCACCCGTTTCAATCCGTTCTACAAAGTGGCCGACAATCTCGGGTCATGCTGGATCGCACGCGAGGCAATGCACGGCGATTTCCTGATTCTCAACGGCGATACCCTGGTGTCGGACGAGATTGTGGCCAAAGTGCAGGAAGACAACGGCTGGCCGATCGCGGTGACGGTGGATGTCAAGGACAGCTACGACAGCGACGATATGAAAGTGGCCCGCGAAGGCGAACGGTTGATCCGCATCGGCAAAACGCTGAGCGCGGAAGAAACCAATGCCGAATCGATCGGTTTCCTTGCTTTCCGCCGGGAAGGCGCGGCGCTGTTCCGTGAAGCAGTGCGCGCTGCGATGCGCACGCCTGAAGGGGTGCAGCACTGGTATCTCAAAGTGATCGACAGTCTGGCACCCACCGGAAAAGTGGGCACGGTGGCGATTGAGGGGCTGGGCTGGGCCGAAGTCGATTTCCTTAACGATAT contains:
- a CDS encoding phosphocholine cytidylyltransferase family protein; this encodes MIEHAILLSAGQGSRMLPLTVDRPKCLIEFSGRSLLAWQIEMLARGGVRRIDVVTGFMTDMVDEAIAAIDDPRVEIRTRFNPFYKVADNLGSCWIAREAMHGDFLILNGDTLVSDEIVAKVQEDNGWPIAVTVDVKDSYDSDDMKVAREGERLIRIGKTLSAEETNAESIGFLAFRREGAALFREAVRAAMRTPEGVQHWYLKVIDSLAPTGKVGTVAIEGLGWAEVDFLNDIEIATGLTDQWAAAAG